The Gemmatimonadaceae bacterium genome contains the following window.
CGCGCAGTGGCCTTTGGGCGAGAAGTCCTACTGCCGCTGCGGCGCTTGGTGCTCTCCCCCGAACCTAAAGGCACGTCCGCATCGGGTTTTGCATCTGCGGCCCGAAGCACACGACGACAGCGGCGGCAGAGGATCCGGCTCTCGGGAGAGACCGCGCCAATATGAAAGACTTCTCCGCATGGGCATTCGAGCGTAGCCATGCCACCAATGTACGCCAGTTGACACAGCACTTGCGCGAGGGGCGGTCCACCGGAGCCTTTCGGACTGATCCGCTTGGACTGTCACAGGATCAAGATCGGCGGAACGGGGGTACCACTCCCCGTGTTCGAGTCGCAGCCGGGCGAGTGCCCGGCGCTGAACTGGAACTCACTTTCTGGAGCATTCTGGATGCGTAAGCTCGCCCTGCTCGCCGCTGCCGCCGTCGTTGCGTTCGCCGCCCCGACCGCCGCGCAGGCGCAGGAAAAGGACATTGTCGAGACCGCCGTCGCGGCGGGCTCGTTCAAGACGCTCGCCAAGCTGCTCGGCGACGCCGGCCTCATCGAGACCCTCAAGGGACCCGGCCCGTTCACCGTGTTCGCCCCGACCGACGAGGCGTTCGCCAAGGTCCCGGCCGCCACGCTCGAGGCGCTCGGCAAGGATAAGGCGAAGCTCAAGAACGTCCTGCTGTACCATGTGGTCGCCGGCAAGGTCCCGGCCGCCGAAGCGCTCAAGCTCGCCGGCAAGGGCGCCAAGACGGTGGAAGGCCAGGAAGCCAAGATCTCGGTGATGGATGGCAAGCCGATGATCAACAACGCCCATATAATCAAGACGGACATCATGGCCAAGAACGGTATCATCCACGTCATCGACGCGGTGATCCTGCCGCCGGCCAAGTAAGTATTGATCGTCTGGGGCGAAGAGGCACGACGCGAGGACTGCGTCGTGCCTCTTTTGGCTTTGGTGGAGGCGCCACCGAGGGTAGTTTTCTATCATGCGCTCCGCCCTGATCTGCCACGCCGGTGATCGCCTAAACGAGGAAGGAGTCGCCCGATGGCTCGGCGGCTTCTCCGAACTCAGGGTCGTCGTTCGAATCACCGAACCGCGTTCCCGACTTCTCCGCCGCCTGAGGCGGGAGGTGCAGCGTTCTGGCGTGATTCGCCTATTTGACATCCTCGCCTTTCGAATCCTGCACACGCTGCGTTTTCAGAAAGCCTTCCAAGAATGGACCGATGCGACCTTGGCTCAGATTTCGCGCGAGTATCCGCCGGTCGCTGCCTATAGAGTTGTTGAATGCGCCAGCGTCAACGAGCCGCACGTTGCCGAAGCGCTTCGCGACGAGGCCGTGGAGTTCGCACTTGCTCGGTGCAAACAGATCATCAGCAAGCGTGTTTACCATGTGCCCCCCAAGGGAGTCTACGTTCTCCACCCCGGGATTTGTCCCGAATACAGGAATGCTCACGGCTGCTTCTGGGCGATGGCCGAAGGGGACTTCTCGAATGTCGGCACATCGCTACTGCGCATCGACGACGGCGTAGACACCGGGCCTGTCTACGCCTACTTCCGCACGCAGTTCGACATGAGGCGCGAGTCACCACTGGTGATTCAAGAGCGAACTTTGTTCGATAACCTCCCCGAGGTAGCCCGCGTCTTGTCCGACGTACTCGATGGGAAGGTTGGTCCGCAGGATACGAGCGGGCGGGAATCGCGAGCGTGGGGGCAACCGTGGCTTTCCGCCTGGTTGCGGTTTTTTCGGTCGTAGGCGATGCGTTTACTCTATCATGACGTAGTGGACGAACTCGGCTCGAACACCGGGTTCCCGGGTGCGTCGGCGGCCCACTACAAGTTGGACCAGCGCGTCTTCGAGCAGCATCTCGACATTCTCAGCACGAGCAACCCTGCGATTGAGCTAACCTTTGACGACTGTGGAGCATCTGCCCGTTGGATTGCAGATCAGCTCGAGGCTCGGGGAATGCGAGGGCTATTTTTTGCGCCTACGGCCTTCATCGATAAACGCGGGTTCTGTAGCGTCGACGACCTTCGGGCAATTCGAAAGAGCGGCCATTTGATCGGGAGTCATTCGCATACTCACCCCATCCCTATCTCGGCACTCCCTCCCCAATCGCTCCTCGACGAGTGGCAGAAGAGTCGACTCTGCTTGGAGGATTGGCTCGGAGAACAGGTTCGGTGCGCCTCAGTCCCCGGGGGGTTCCTTTCCAGTTCCGTGTTAGACGCGCTTTCGGCTGCAGACTACACGACCGTCTTTACATCTGAGCCCCTCAGATCAGAATCCAAATACGGCGAGTTAACGCTCATCGGTCGCTACTCGGTAACCCGAGCGAGTAGTCTCGATGAACTCCGCTCGGTCGCCGCAGGAAATCAATGGCCGTGGATCCGGCAGCGCCTTCTCTGGGGGGCAAAGCGCATGGTGAAGCGAATTGGTGGGCGCGCTTGGCTTCAACTGCGAGAGAAAGTGTTCGAAAGCCGCTGATGCGGCCAAAGATCATCTTCCGGTTCGCCTAGAGTACGTGTCGCTTACTGCACCCGCTGCACACTCACCCGCAGCGCCCCACCATTCACCCCCGCCAGCTGCACCACCTGCCCGCCGCCCTGCACGCCGTTGAGCGTGAGGTAGGTCGCACCGGCGCCCGGCAGCTGCAGCCCGCTGAACACGAACGACCCGGCGCTCACCGCGCGGCCGCGGAGCGGCGCGCTCTGGAAGATCCCGGGGAACGTGCCGGCCAGACCGCTCCACATGTCCGCCGCGTTCCACGTCGCACTGGCCGGACCCACCGCGTTCGACATCGCCCAACCCGCCAACAGCTGATCCGCCGGCACACCGGCGATCTGCGCCAGGCCAGCCACACCGGCCGGCGCCGTGCCCGCCACCAGCGCCTTGAGCATGCCGCTCTCGTTCGCCGCGTACTGGTCCACCGCCCAGCGCACGAGGCTCCAACCGCTGGCGTAGTAGGTCACGTCGCCGCTCTTGGCGGGGCCAAAGGGCGTGAGCGAATCGGCGCCGCGCAGGTACGCGTGCAGCTGCGAGAAGTGCTTCCACATCACGAGCGGGCGGTCGTCGCACTGCGTGAGCTCGCAGCCCACGCTCGCCGCAAAGCCGGTGTTCCCCTTCCACGTGCCGCCGCCGGGGAACGTGCGCGCGTAGAGCTCCTCGGCCACCCGCGCCGTCGCCTCCTCGAGCCAGCTCTCCTCGCTGTTCGCGCCACGCGACAGGCGCTCGGCGTAGCTCGCCAGGTGCTTGCTCTCGTGCACCACCGTGCTGCGCAGCGCACGGCGCCAGTCGTCGGCCGTTTCGTTCGTGCTCGGCACGCGGGCGTAGAAGACCTCGTCTTCGTTGCTCGCGGCGAACTTGGTCTTGGGGTAGAAGTTGCACGCGCTCACATAGCCCGACGTCCCCGGGCTCGAATCGTTCACGAAGCGCGTGAAGAGCATCGTGATGCGGCCGTCGCCGTTGAGCTGGCCGTTCAGCGCGAGCGGGTCGCCCAGGTTCTTGGTGAGCAGCGGATAGACGGTGGCGTCGAACTCGCTGCCGATCGCGCGGAGCGCGTCGTCCATGCGGCCGGCACGCGGCGACGCGATGTCTTCGAGCACGACCGCCTTGGCACCGGCGTACACCACCCGCGCGCGGACCGCGCGGCCGGTCGTGCACGAGTTGAGCAGCGCGTTGATCTGGAGTGTGTCGCCAAGCGCCGCCGGGGCGCGCACCGCCGAAAGGCGCGTGCGGGCGGGGATACCGGCCTGCGCGAACACCGCGCGATCCGCCGCCAGGTGCGCAGCGTGGCGGGCGTCGTCAGCCGGGACGGCTTCCGACGCCGAGAGCGCGGAGGGAGCGGAGAACGCGGAGGCGGCGCGGAGCCCCATCACGTTCGCATCGCTCTGCACCACACTCGCCACATTCGCCAGCGCGCCCGTCCCCAGGCCGCGGAGGTCGAAGCGAGCGGTTGCGGTGCTCTGGGTCGCGGTGTTCACCACGGCCACGACGTACTTGGCGGCCCCGGTCGCGGCGCCGGCGAGCTCCACACAGGCGGCCTGCTCGGCGTTCAGCGTCACCGCGGCGTCGCCGGCCGTGAGGGCGAGCGGGGTGGCAGTGCGGAGGACGACGGTCTGCTGCAGCGTGGTGGCGCCGAGTTCGAGGCGGAGCGTCTGGGCGGCCGGCGCGGCGCAGGCAAAGCCGGTGGCCGGCACGAGCGCTTCGATGCGGGTCGCCGAGGCGGCGCGGACGTCGAGGGCCACGCCGGCGATGGAGAGGCGGATGGCCGACGGGGTGGTCGGGAGGTTCGTGCCGGTGATCGTGACGACCGTCCCAACGAGGAGCGTGTCGGGGGTGATCTGGCCCACGGTCGCGGCCGGTGACGCCACGGGTGTCGAGCCAGCCGGCGCCGGCATGGGGGTCTGCTGTGGCGCCGTCGGGGCCACCGCACCCGTTCCGCTGCACGCCTGCAACACCCCCAAGGCGCATGCCATCAGCGCGGCGCCGGCGAGGCGCCGGCCGCGCGTGGCAGTTGCTTCGTAAGTGGTTGCGGTGTTGGCGTTTGCAGACATTGGTCAGTTCGGCACGGGGTGGTCCAGCCACTCTTCTTGCCAGTGAAGAGGGCAAGGGCCGTGCCGAGCTCTGCCGTGGGGATGACCTTTTTGCCGTCGGCGTGACGGTCTGCTGCCATGGTGGGGTCTGCGTGGGGAATGCGCAACAGGTGGGTGCGGGCAAAGGGCCGCGACGCGCGTCTGCAACTGACATGTGGCGTGGGCGCCGATTGCGACCCGACACACGTCCGAATTGCAAACGGTCGATCAATTCCCTTGCTTTTTGTCGAACTGGCCCGCGTCGGCACCGCTCGACTTAGGCGTGCACTCGCGTCCGACGGGTCGGCAGAGGAATGGTCAGGCCGGCTTCGGTGGCGGTGGCCAGCCACGCCTGAACGGATCCGGCCCTCTCACCCACGCGCTCTAGGTCGGATCGGCGGCCTCATCGTCGCCGCCATTCAGCATTGTCTCAATCTCGCGGTGCAGCGCTGGGATATTTCGCTGCAAGACACGCCAGACGATATCGAGATCGACGCCGAAATAGTCGTGGATCAGTCGATCACGCATGCCCGCCATGGCGCGCCATTCCACGGAAGGATTACCGTCCCGAACGTGTTGCGGAATTCGCTTGGTAGCTTCGCCAATAACCTCGAGGCTTCGAACCACGGCCCGCTGCACCACCGGATCGGTGTCGAGTTGCTCCCGCGTCAACCGTTCACAAAGGTCCAGGAGAAACTCAGTTTCTTCGAGGATGTGTCGGAGAATCTCACGCGGCTCGAAGGACATCCATCGCGTCGGCAAGGATGTGGTCGCGCAGAAACGGCGAAAGTCCTTCTGGAGTAACGAGATCGACGTGTCGGCCAAGCGTCGACTCCAGCAGATCGCCGAGGGCGACGAGATGTTCGAGCGTCTTCTCGTTCGGTGCGAACTCGACGATGAGGTCGACATCACTCCGTGCATCGGCCGCGTCACGGCGTACCGAGCCGAAGAGCGCCAGCCGCTGCACGCCGAGCTTGAGGATATCCAAGCGGATCCCATGAATTCGGGATTCCACGTCGGATCGGGAAGGTGCGCGCTCGATCATGGACGTAATTTAGCGTCTATGCGCCTCTCCGTCCTCGCCGCCGCCCTCGCGGCCCCCGCCCTCCTCGCCGCCCAGGTCCGCCCCGACCCCGCCGACCTGATCGTCACCAACGCCCGCATCTACACCGTCGACGACGCCCGCCCGCTCGTGGAGGCGTTCGCGGTGAAGGGGGGCAAGGTGGTGTTTACCGGCTCCAAGGCCGAAGCGAACGTCTACAAGGGCGCCGCCACCAAGGTCGTGGACGCCGGCGGCCGCACGGTCATCCCCGGCATGGTCGATGCCCATGGCCACTTTGCCGGCCTCGCCCAGACGCTGCGTGCGGTGGACCTCACCGGCACCAAGAGCCTGGCCGAGGTGGTGCAGCGGGTGGCCGCGAAGGCCAAGACGCTCCCCAAGGGCTCGTGGGTGATTGGCCGCGGCTGGGATCAGAATGCCTGGGGCGACACCCGCTTCCCCACGCATGAGTCGTTGAGCGCGGCAGTCCCCGAACATCCGGTGCTGCTCACGCGCGTGGACGGCCACGCGAACTTTGCCAACGCCATGGCGATGCAGCTCGCCGGTGTCACCAAGGCCACGCCGGACCCGAGCGGCGGCAAGATCCAGCGCGATGCGAGCGGCGCCCCCACCGGCGTGTTCATCGACAACGCGCAGGGGATCGTGGGGAGCAAGGTCCCCGAACTCACGCGCGACGAAATGCGGAGCGCCCTCAAAGACGCCATCGCGCTCATGCACTCGCTCGGCCTGGTGGGCGTGCACGACGCGGGCGCGAGCCGCGCGAATATCGATCTCTTTGAAGACATGGCGCAGAAGGGCGATCTCAACCTGCGCCTGTACGTCATGATCGGCGACAACGCCGAGGCGCTCAAGCACTACTTCGCCATGGGCCCCCGCTCGGCGCTCTACAACAACCAGGTCTGGGTGCGCGCCGTAAAGCTCTACGCCGACGGCGCGATGGGCTCCCGCGGCGCCGCGCTCCTCGAGCCGTACAGCGACGATCCGAACAACACCGGGCTGCTCGTCAGCGCACCGGCGCACATTCAGGAGGTCGCCGAGCAGGGGTTGGCGAACGGCTTCCAGATCAACACGCACGCGATCGGCGATCGTGGCAACCGCGTGGTCCTCGACGCGTACGAAAAAGCGCTCGCCAAGGTCCCGGCGGCCAATCATCGCTTCCGCGTGGAGCACGCGCAGATCCTGCACTACGACGACATCCCGCGCTTCGCACAGCTGGGCGTGATTCCGAGCATGCAAGCGAGCCACCAGACGAGTGACATGTACTGGATCGGCAAGCGCCTTGGCCCCACGCGCCTCTACGGCGCCTACGCGTGGCAGTCGCTGCTGCAGACGGGCGTGATCGTACCGAACGGCAGCGACTTTCCGGTGGAGCAGGTGAACCCGCTGATTTCGTTTCATGCCGCGATCTCGCGCCAGGATGCGCGCGACTATCCGGCGGCGGGGTGGTTCCCGGAGCAGAAGATGAGCCGCGAAGACGCGCTGCGATCGATGACGATCTGGCCGGCGTACGCGGGCTTTCAGGAATCGATGATGGGCTCTCTGGCGCCAGGCAAGCTGGCGGACTTTGTGATTTTGGATCAGGACATCATGCGCGTGCCGTCGGAGCTGGTCCTGAAGACGCGTGTGGTGGCGACGTACGTTGGTGGGCGCGCAGTGTTCGAGGCGTCGCGCTGACGGCTGGATTGTTGAACAGCTCGTCGGGGACGCGGGGGAACGGGGATGACGGTGATGCGCACGGATCGCCCCGTTCCCCGTATCCCCGACGAGTTTTTTACGTCTAGTTTCGGCAGTGCATTAAGCGCTGGAGTCGCGCCGAAATGATCCGTTGCATTACATCGAGAACGGGATGCGCTGGAGCGGCGCTCCAAAGCGCTCCCACGGCCAACGGCACCTCGGCCACTAGACGGTCAATCTCACGCTGGACCGTGCTGACGCCGAGCTCCATGTCTTTGGCGAAGCGCTGCAGATCGGCGAACGTGAGGCGCTCGGGATCGCGCGAATGCCCCACGTTCATGGAGAGTTGACGATCGAGCCCCTCGTAGGCCTCGGTGCAGACGATGTCGTAGAACGGGGCGAGTTGCGCCGTGTTGTGCGTGTAGAGCAGCGCATAGTTCTTGGCGTGCGCGTCCATGTTGCCGACCACGATTTGCATGAGGGCGGCGCGTACGAGCAGTTCGAGATCTCGCCCAGGGCTGGCACTGTACCGACGCAACACGCGGGCGAGATCACCGAATCCCGGACCTCCGCTGAACTGATATTTGCGCTTGGGCAGCCGCCCGGTGGCCTGACAAAAGTCTTCCTGGTGTAGGCGCGTGATCTGCCCGTTCACGTCGACCGGTCGATCGAATCGCTCCGTCTTGAGGAAGCCTGACGGACCGTCGAGTACTTCGGTGGCGGCCGTCGGGAGTCCGACCGCATCAAACAGACGCAGACACATATGCTCGTTGAGCGCCAACCCGTCGTATTGCCCCGTTGAGCGCTTGAGAATGACGGAACCGGGCGCGCCATTGAGCGGTAACCACGGCGCGTGGTCGCGCCACGCGAAACTCAGCTTGTGCTGCACACCGCTCATGGCCTGACGAGCCTCGAGTTGCAGCGCCGTCAGTCGCGCGCCGTGCTTTTGGGTAAAGAGGGCTTCAAGGTCGCCGCGGGGAATTGCGCGATACTCGGCGGTCGTCGGTGGCTCCACATCAATCGGCCACACGGAGACCGCACCGGCGCACTCACCACCGAGTCGACCGAGCATGCCGGCCACATCACTCTCGTCGAGTTTGGCGGCCTTGGCGATCGCCTCGCGAAGATCCGACTCGAGCAGCAGGTTGTCGAAGAAGGCGAGCGTCTCGTCGTGACCGTACGTGCGTGGCGCGACGGGGAGACGCACCGAGATCGCCCACCGCCTGGCGTCGGGCGCTTCGATGATGGCCGGATCGTAGCGAAACCAGAGATCGGCACCGGACTCGCCGATAGCGCCCACGCGGGTGCCGTGGAGATACACGGCAAGGCTTGGGGCGGAGAGGTCGTACCGATCGGCTCGACGCGGCATCACGGGGCCTCCACCGGTCGCCCGTCTCGCGACACGACCTGGAGGTCGAGCCCCAGTATGTGCAGCATGCGAATGATCACATCCAGACTCACGCCGGTGCGGCGACCGGTCTCGCACTCGGACCAGAGGCGCGTGCTGATCCCCACCAGACTCGCGGCGCGCGCCTGGGTGAGATCGAGGGACTGGCGGCGCGCCTTGAGGAGGCGCCCGAGATCGGCGAGGTCGTATACGGGGGCTGTCATCTGACGTTTTTGTAGCTTGTAGCGGAAAGATGATACTTGCTACGTTTTTGTAGTATATACCATCTAGCGCGAAAATACTACGAAATTGTACAACTAATGCATTTCTTCATATTTACTACGTTTTTGTAGTATATCGATGAAATTCGACCGTGCATCAATATCCGCATCTATCGCCGAAGTCGCCGATATCCCTTGCGGGGTCCTGCGCGAAGGCGAATCCATCGGGAGTCCAACACCCTCCCCGGAATCATGCGCATCATCAGCCTCCTCCCCGCCGCCACCGAGATCGTGGCGCTCCTCGGCGCCACCGACCACCTGGTGGGCGTCACCCATGAGTGCGACTATCCGGATGTCGTGGGCTCGCGGGCGCGCGTCACGAAGAGCGCCATCCCCCACACGCACGATCCGGCCGCCATCGATTCAGCGGTAAGCGAAGCGCATGGCGCGGGGGTCGCGCTCTTTACGCTCGACGAAGCCAAGATCCGCACGCTGCACCCCGACGTGATCCTCACGCAGGCGCTGTGCGATGTGTGCGCCGTGCGTGAAACCGATGTCCGCGCCCTGGCCGCCAAACTCTCGCCCGAGCCGCGCATCGTCACGCTCGGCGGCACAAGCCTCGACGGCATTTACGCCGATATTCGCGCGGTGGCCGACGCGATCGGTGCCGGCGACGAGGCCGACGAGATCCTCGCCGGCCTCAAGGCACGCGTGAAGCATGTGCACGAAACGCTCAAGGCCGCCCAGGCCCCGCGCCCGCGCGTGGCGGTGGTGGAGTGGACCGACCCGATCTATGTCGCCGGCCACTGGGGCCCGGAGCAGGTGAAGCGCGCTGGCGGGATCGATGTGCTGGGCGTTCCGGGCGAGCACTCGGTGGTGGTGCCGATGGACACGCTGCGCGATGTGAACCCCGACGTACTGATCATTGCGCCGTGCGGCTACTCAGTGAGCGCGGCCGCCGCCGAGGCGAAGCGATGCCTCGACCATCCGTCGTGGGCGTGGGTGGGCGATCGCGCCGTGTGGGCGATGGATGCCAACGGCCTCACCAGCCGCCCCGGCCCGCGCGTGGTGGACGGGATCGAGGCGATGGCGTGCATCTTCAACCCGGCGTGTTTCCCGGCGATTGATGCGCGCCACGCGGTGCGGGTGCAGTAGCATGACCAAACGCCGTCCAAAGTCTGCCTCCACCCCCTCGCTCCTGGATCCAGCCGGGCGTGCTGAACTGTTGCGCGACTTTACGCGCCTGCTCGGCCAGCAGGAGTTCGCCAACGAGGACGAGCTTCGGGCCTTTCTGGAGCGGGAGGTCATGGGCAAGCCGCTCCCACGCGTCGAGGCCGCCACGCCGCAGGAGCAGGCGGAGGATCTCGTCAGACTCGCCCGTACCCTACCGAGCGACGCCCGAGCGCGTGCCAAGGTGAACGAAGCGCTCGCGCTCGACCCGGACTGCCTTTCGGCGCATCTCTTCCTGTCCGAGTTGGCGGAGACCCCGACGGACGCGCAGCAGCACCTGCAGGCCGCAGTGGCGAGTGGCGATCGCACCCTCGACGCGATGTGGTTTGAGCCGGACGCTGATCCGTGGTACGACCCGACGGGGCGCGAGTACCTGATGGCCATGGGCATGCTCGCCGAGCTCCGCTGGCGCATGGGCGACCGTCGGCAGGCCATCGCTGACGGCCACGAACTGCTCAAACTCTCTCCGAACGACGGCGCTGGCTTTCGCTACCAGTTCATTGAGTGGCTCATGCGCGCCGGCTCGCTCGCGGAGATCGACGCCTTGCTCGCCGCGTATCAGGAGAAGAGCGCCGTGTGGTGCTATGCGGCGGCGCTGCATGCCTTCCGTCAACGCGGGCCGGATGCGGCGGCCACCAGGGCGCTGCGCGTCGCCGTCGCGGTCAATCCCCATGTTGTGGCGATGCTCATCGGCCGGGAGCCGCTCCCCATGGAGGTGCCCGATTCGTACAGCACCGGTAGCGTGGAGGAGGCCACGCTCTACGTGCAGGGCGCCGCATCCTCGTGGTTCGACGCCGAGGGCGCGATTGAGTGGGCCCGCGATGTAGGCGGCACAGCGCCCAAGCGAAAGCCCAAGCGACGTTAAGGGCTCGGGCTGGGGCTCGGGCTGGGGCTCGCGGTCAGCCCATCCACAGCTTGACCGCCATCAACACCATCAGCACCGCAAAGCCCTTCTTCATGAGTTCTGCATCGACGTGCGTGGCCACATACGCGCCGACGTAGGCCCCAACGGCCATGCCGAGCGCGATGAGGATGGCCTGCTTCATCTCAAGATGGCCGGCCTTGTGGTACGTCCACGCACCCACGGCCGCACCCAGCGGGAGGACGAGCGCACCCAGGGAGGTGCCGGCCGCCTGCTGGGGCGGCATTTTGGCGAGGTAGATGAGCGCCGGCACGATCACGATGCCGCCGCCGATGCCGAAGACGCCCGACAGAATGCCGGCGCCGAGCCCGATGGCCAGTAGCAGGAGGGTCATGGCTCTAGGATAGCATTAGTTTTCCAGCCATGCTCAGCGAATCCTCCGTCGCCTTCCTCAAGCGCCTGCTCGACACGCCGGGACCGTCCGGCTTCGAGGGCGCTCCGGCCCGCGTCTGGCGCGCCGAAGCCACCACCTTTGCCGCGTCGGTTACGGCCGATGTGGTCGGCAACTCCCTCGCCACCGTGCACGGCGACGGCACCGGCCCGACGATCCTCCTCGCCGGCCATATCGACGAAATCGGCATCATCATCACCCATATCGATGACAACGGCTATGTGTACTTCGAGCCGATCGGTGGGTGGGATCCGCAGGTACTGGTGGCGCAGCGCATCCGCTTCATCGGGCGCAACGGGCCGGTGCTGGGCGTGATCGGCAAGAAGCCGATTCACCTCATGAAGCCCGAGGAGCGCGAAAAGGCATCGAAGATCACCGACCTGTGGGTCGATATCGGCGTCAAGACCAAGGCGGAGGCCCTCGAGCTGCTCGAAGTGGGCGACGCCGGCGTGATCGACTCGCAGACGGTGGACATGCCGAACGGCCGCCTCGTGTCGCGCTCCATCGACGACCGCATCGGCGCCTTTGTGGTGCTTGAGGCGTTGCGCCGCTACGCCGCCAAGCCGGGCGCGGCGCGCGTGGTGGCGGCGGCGACCGCGCAAGAAGAGATCGGCTACAGCGGCGGCGGCGCCCGCGTCGCGGCGCAAAGCGTGGACGCCATCATGGCGATCGCGGTAGACGTCACCTTCGCGACCGACCACCCGGTCATGAAGAAGGAAGAGATCGGCGAGCACAGCATCGGCGGCGGGCCGGTCCTGACGCGCGGCTCGGTGATCTCTCCGGTGGTGTATCGCCTACTCTCGTCCACCGCGAAGGCACTCGAGATCCCGTACTCGATTCACGCCGCGGGCCGCTTCACGTCCACCGACGCCGACGCGATGCATCTCGCCCGCACCGGCGTGGCGACGGCGCTGGTGAGCATCCCGAACCGCTACATGCACTCGCCGAATGAGATGGTCTCGCTCGACGATCTCGATCGCGCGGCGGAGCTCATTGCTGAAGCGTGTCGGCGCGTGACGGCTGCGACGGACTTTACCGACCGCTAAGCGGTTCCGCGCCCCTACATCCGATAGCGCAACGCGGTAGACGCCACATCCGGATCGGGATCCGACACCAGGGCGTCGATGGTGTCGCGCACAGCGCTGCCGCGGGCGCGGACGAGGCTCTCGATGGCGGCGACGCGGAGCCAGCTTTCGCGGCGGGTCGTGTCCACCTGGCCGTCCTGCAGCTGTTGCGGCGGGAGCGCGATACGCAGCAGGCGCTGAATGGCGTCGGCGCTGCCGAGTCGGCCGAGGCTGGCGACCATCTCGATGGCGACTTCGTCGTCCGTTTCGCGATCGAGCGCCGACGCGAGTCGCGCGGCCGGTGGGCGCACCCCGAGTCCGGGTTGCTGGGCGTTGCTGCCGCTCAACCCGT
Protein-coding sequences here:
- a CDS encoding DUF86 domain-containing protein; this encodes MSFEPREILRHILEETEFLLDLCERLTREQLDTDPVVQRAVVRSLEVIGEATKRIPQHVRDGNPSVEWRAMAGMRDRLIHDYFGVDLDIVWRVLQRNIPALHREIETMLNGGDDEAADPT
- a CDS encoding IPT/TIG domain-containing protein, translated to MACALGVLQACSGTGAVAPTAPQQTPMPAPAGSTPVASPAATVGQITPDTLLVGTVVTITGTNLPTTPSAIRLSIAGVALDVRAASATRIEALVPATGFACAAPAAQTLRLELGATTLQQTVVLRTATPLALTAGDAAVTLNAEQAACVELAGAATGAAKYVVAVVNTATQSTATARFDLRGLGTGALANVASVVQSDANVMGLRAASAFSAPSALSASEAVPADDARHAAHLAADRAVFAQAGIPARTRLSAVRAPAALGDTLQINALLNSCTTGRAVRARVVYAGAKAVVLEDIASPRAGRMDDALRAIGSEFDATVYPLLTKNLGDPLALNGQLNGDGRITMLFTRFVNDSSPGTSGYVSACNFYPKTKFAASNEDEVFYARVPSTNETADDWRRALRSTVVHESKHLASYAERLSRGANSEESWLEEATARVAEELYARTFPGGGTWKGNTGFAASVGCELTQCDDRPLVMWKHFSQLHAYLRGADSLTPFGPAKSGDVTYYASGWSLVRWAVDQYAANESGMLKALVAGTAPAGVAGLAQIAGVPADQLLAGWAMSNAVGPASATWNAADMWSGLAGTFPGIFQSAPLRGRAVSAGSFVFSGLQLPGAGATYLTLNGVQGGGQVVQLAGVNGGALRVSVQRVQ
- a CDS encoding nucleotidyltransferase family protein — its product is MIERAPSRSDVESRIHGIRLDILKLGVQRLALFGSVRRDAADARSDVDLIVEFAPNEKTLEHLVALGDLLESTLGRHVDLVTPEGLSPFLRDHILADAMDVLRAA
- a CDS encoding helix-turn-helix domain-containing protein, giving the protein MTAPVYDLADLGRLLKARRQSLDLTQARAASLVGISTRLWSECETGRRTGVSLDVIIRMLHILGLDLQVVSRDGRPVEAP
- a CDS encoding HipA domain-containing protein translates to MPRRADRYDLSAPSLAVYLHGTRVGAIGESGADLWFRYDPAIIEAPDARRWAISVRLPVAPRTYGHDETLAFFDNLLLESDLREAIAKAAKLDESDVAGMLGRLGGECAGAVSVWPIDVEPPTTAEYRAIPRGDLEALFTQKHGARLTALQLEARQAMSGVQHKLSFAWRDHAPWLPLNGAPGSVILKRSTGQYDGLALNEHMCLRLFDAVGLPTAATEVLDGPSGFLKTERFDRPVDVNGQITRLHQEDFCQATGRLPKRKYQFSGGPGFGDLARVLRRYSASPGRDLELLVRAALMQIVVGNMDAHAKNYALLYTHNTAQLAPFYDIVCTEAYEGLDRQLSMNVGHSRDPERLTFADLQRFAKDMELGVSTVQREIDRLVAEVPLAVGALWSAAPAHPVLDVMQRIISARLQRLMHCRN
- a CDS encoding fasciclin domain-containing protein encodes the protein MRKLALLAAAAVVAFAAPTAAQAQEKDIVETAVAAGSFKTLAKLLGDAGLIETLKGPGPFTVFAPTDEAFAKVPAATLEALGKDKAKLKNVLLYHVVAGKVPAAEALKLAGKGAKTVEGQEAKISVMDGKPMINNAHIIKTDIMAKNGIIHVIDAVILPPAK
- a CDS encoding polysaccharide deacetylase family protein, which encodes MDELGSNTGFPGASAAHYKLDQRVFEQHLDILSTSNPAIELTFDDCGASARWIADQLEARGMRGLFFAPTAFIDKRGFCSVDDLRAIRKSGHLIGSHSHTHPIPISALPPQSLLDEWQKSRLCLEDWLGEQVRCASVPGGFLSSSVLDALSAADYTTVFTSEPLRSESKYGELTLIGRYSVTRASSLDELRSVAAGNQWPWIRQRLLWGAKRMVKRIGGRAWLQLREKVFESR
- a CDS encoding amidohydrolase, which translates into the protein MRLSVLAAALAAPALLAAQVRPDPADLIVTNARIYTVDDARPLVEAFAVKGGKVVFTGSKAEANVYKGAATKVVDAGGRTVIPGMVDAHGHFAGLAQTLRAVDLTGTKSLAEVVQRVAAKAKTLPKGSWVIGRGWDQNAWGDTRFPTHESLSAAVPEHPVLLTRVDGHANFANAMAMQLAGVTKATPDPSGGKIQRDASGAPTGVFIDNAQGIVGSKVPELTRDEMRSALKDAIALMHSLGLVGVHDAGASRANIDLFEDMAQKGDLNLRLYVMIGDNAEALKHYFAMGPRSALYNNQVWVRAVKLYADGAMGSRGAALLEPYSDDPNNTGLLVSAPAHIQEVAEQGLANGFQINTHAIGDRGNRVVLDAYEKALAKVPAANHRFRVEHAQILHYDDIPRFAQLGVIPSMQASHQTSDMYWIGKRLGPTRLYGAYAWQSLLQTGVIVPNGSDFPVEQVNPLISFHAAISRQDARDYPAAGWFPEQKMSREDALRSMTIWPAYAGFQESMMGSLAPGKLADFVILDQDIMRVPSELVLKTRVVATYVGGRAVFEASR
- a CDS encoding ABC transporter substrate-binding protein, coding for MRIISLLPAATEIVALLGATDHLVGVTHECDYPDVVGSRARVTKSAIPHTHDPAAIDSAVSEAHGAGVALFTLDEAKIRTLHPDVILTQALCDVCAVRETDVRALAAKLSPEPRIVTLGGTSLDGIYADIRAVADAIGAGDEADEILAGLKARVKHVHETLKAAQAPRPRVAVVEWTDPIYVAGHWGPEQVKRAGGIDVLGVPGEHSVVVPMDTLRDVNPDVLIIAPCGYSVSAAAAEAKRCLDHPSWAWVGDRAVWAMDANGLTSRPGPRVVDGIEAMACIFNPACFPAIDARHAVRVQ